From one Rhodamnia argentea isolate NSW1041297 chromosome 1, ASM2092103v1, whole genome shotgun sequence genomic stretch:
- the LOC125314290 gene encoding methylecgonone reductase-like isoform X1: protein MSNVVVPEVVLSSGARMPLIGMGGAATNLPPPDVLTSIFLDAIEVGYRHFDTAACYGSEEALGRAVAEALDRGLVKRRGDIFITTKLWCADAHPGLVLPALKKSLQGLGLEYVDLYLIHLPIRVKEGTEGFDFKGKMLPFDVKGTWEAMEECSKLGLAKSIGVSNFGTKKLSQILMHATIPPAVNQVEMNAGWQQGKLREYCKENGIHVSAWSPLGANGTSWGSSVVMESHVLKDIAIARGKTVAQVALRWIHEQGASVIVKSFNKERMKENLQILDWELSQEHSDKIKLRIPQRRGFSGEAFVSEDGPYKSLDELWDGDC from the exons ATGTCCAACGTCGTGGTCCCAGAAGTGGTGCTGAGCTCGGGCGCGAGAATGCCGCTGATCGGGATGGGTGGGGCGGCGACCAATCTGCCACCGCCCGACGTGCTTACATCCATATTCCTCGATGCCATCGAAGTCGGGTACCGCCACTTCGACACAGCGGCATGCTACGGCTCCGAAGAGGCGCTCGGTCGGGCAGTTGCCGAGGCCCTGGACCGAGGGCTTGTCAAGAGACGCGGGGACATCTTCATCACCACCAAGCTCTGGTGCGCCGACGCCCATCCGGGTCTCGTTCTTCCCGCCCTCAAGAAGTCTCTCCA GGGGCTCGGTTTAGAGTATGTGGATCTCTATCTAATCCACTTGCCAATAAGAGTGAAGGAAGGAACCGAAGGGTTCGATTTCAAGGGCAAAATGTTGCCCTTTGACGTGAAAGGGACATGGGAGGCCATGGAAGAGTGCTCCAAACTGGGCTTGGCCAAGTCCATTGGAGTCAGCAATTTTGGCACCAAGAAGCTCTCCCAAATCCTCATGCACGCCACAATTCCTCCAGCTGTTAACCAG GTGGAGATGAATGCGGGATGGCAACAAGGGAAGCTGAGGGAATACTGCAAAGAGAATGGAATACATGTGAGTGCCTGGTCCCCATTGGGCGCGAATGGAACTTCTTGGGGTTCATCTGTGGTTATGGAGAGTCATGTGCTTAAGGATATTGCTATCGCCAGAGGAAAGACTGTGGCTCAg GTTGCACTGAGATGGATACATGAGCAAGGGGCAAGCGTGATAGTAAAGAGCTTCAACAAAGAGAGAATGAAGGAGAACCTACAAATCCTGGATTGGGAACTTAGCCAAGAGCACTCGGACAAGATCAAGCTTCGGATCCCGCAGAGGAGAGGATTTTCTGGGGAAGCGTTTGTTTCCGAGGATGGGCCTTACAAGTCGTTGGATGAGCTCTGGGATGGAGATTGTTAA
- the LOC125314290 gene encoding methylecgonone reductase-like isoform X2: protein MSNVVVPEVVLSSGARMPLIGMGGAATNLPPPDVLTSIFLDAIEVGYRHFDTAACYGSEEALGRAVAEALDRGLVKRRGDIFITTKLWCADAHPGLVLPALKKSLQGLGLEYVDLYLIHLPIRVKEGTEGFDFKGKMLPFDVKGTWEAMEECSKLGLAKSIGVSNFGTKKLSQILMHATIPPAVNQVEMNAGWQQGKLREYCKENGIHVSAWSPLGANGTSWGSSVVMESHVLKDIAIARGKTVAQVALRWIHEQGASVIVKSFNKERMKENLQILDWELSQEHSDKIKLRIPQRRGFSGEAFVSEDGPYKSLDELWDGDH, encoded by the exons ATGTCCAACGTCGTGGTCCCAGAAGTGGTGCTGAGCTCGGGCGCGAGAATGCCGCTGATCGGGATGGGTGGGGCGGCGACCAATCTGCCACCGCCCGACGTGCTTACATCCATATTCCTCGATGCCATCGAAGTCGGGTACCGCCACTTCGACACAGCGGCATGCTACGGCTCCGAAGAGGCGCTCGGTCGGGCAGTTGCCGAGGCCCTGGACCGAGGGCTTGTCAAGAGACGCGGGGACATCTTCATCACCACCAAGCTCTGGTGCGCCGACGCCCATCCGGGTCTCGTTCTTCCCGCCCTCAAGAAGTCTCTCCA GGGGCTCGGTTTAGAGTATGTGGATCTCTATCTAATCCACTTGCCAATAAGAGTGAAGGAAGGAACCGAAGGGTTCGATTTCAAGGGCAAAATGTTGCCCTTTGACGTGAAAGGGACATGGGAGGCCATGGAAGAGTGCTCCAAACTGGGCTTGGCCAAGTCCATTGGAGTCAGCAATTTTGGCACCAAGAAGCTCTCCCAAATCCTCATGCACGCCACAATTCCTCCAGCTGTTAACCAG GTGGAGATGAATGCGGGATGGCAACAAGGGAAGCTGAGGGAATACTGCAAAGAGAATGGAATACATGTGAGTGCCTGGTCCCCATTGGGCGCGAATGGAACTTCTTGGGGTTCATCTGTGGTTATGGAGAGTCATGTGCTTAAGGATATTGCTATCGCCAGAGGAAAGACTGTGGCTCAg GTTGCACTGAGATGGATACATGAGCAAGGGGCAAGCGTGATAGTAAAGAGCTTCAACAAAGAGAGAATGAAGGAGAACCTACAAATCCTGGATTGGGAACTTAGCCAAGAGCACTCGGACAAGATCAAGCTTCGGATCCCGCAGAGGAGAGGATTTTCTGGGGAAGCGTTTGTTTCCGAGGATGGGCCTTACAAGTCGTTGGATGAGCTCTGGGATGGAG ATCATTGA
- the LOC115748696 gene encoding methylecgonone reductase-like, whose translation MDVVLSSGHRMPTIGFGTFAIPLPPPDVLTSIFLEAIEAGYRHFDTASSYGTEEALGRAVADALDRGLIESRSHIFITTKLWCTDAHPDLVLPALKKSLQRLGLEYVDLYLIHWPARVKEGTEGFDFKGKMLPFDMEGTWEAMEECSKLGLAKSIGVSNFGTKKLSQLLMRATIPPAVNQVEMNLAWQQAKVREYCRKKGIHVSAWSPLGANGAAWGSLAVMESPLLKEIAVVGGKTVAQVALRWIYEQGSSFIVKSFNKDRMRGNLQIFGWELSPEDLERVKLEIPQKRGFAGEFYISEDGPYKSGDELWDGDA comes from the exons ATGGACGTGGTACTGAGTTCAGGACACAGAATGCCGACAATCGGGTTTGGAACATTCGCGATCCCCCTGCCACCACCCGACGTGCTGACATCCATATTCCTCGAGGCCATCGAAGCGGGGTACCGCCACTTCGACACGGCATCGTCCTACGGCACCGAAGAGGCGCTCGGCCGAGCTGTGGCTGATGCCCTGGACCGAGGGCTCATCGAGAGCCGCAGCCACATCTTCATCACCACCAAGCTCTGGTGCACCGACGCTCACCCGGATCTCGTTCTTCCCGCTCTCAAGAAGTCTCTCCA GAGGCTAGGGTTAGAGTATGTGGATCTGTATCTCATCCACTGGCCAGCGAGAGTGAAGGAGGGAACCGAGGGGTTCGATTTCAAGGGCAAAATGTTGCCATTTGACATGGAAGGGACATGGGAGGCCATGGAAGAGTGCTCCAAGCTGGGCTTGGCCAAGTCCATTGGAGTCAGCAATTTTGGCACCAAGAAGCTCTCTCAACTCCTCATGCGTGCCACAATTCCTCCTGCTGTTAACCAG GTGGAGATGAATCTGGCGTGGCAACAAGCGAAGGTGAGGGAGTATTGTCGCAAGAAGGGAATACATGTGAGTGCCTGGTCTCCTTTGGGAGCAAATGGAGCTGCTTGGGGTTCATTAGCGGTCATGGAAAGTCCTCTGCTTAAGGAGATTGCTGTTGTCGGAGGAAAGACTGTGGCTCAG GTTGCACTGAGATGGATATATGAGCAAGGGTCGAGCTTCATTGTGAAGAGCTTCAACAAGGACAGAATGAGAGGGAACCTGCAAATTTTCGGATGGGAACTTAGCCCGGAGGATTTGGAGAGGGTGAAGCTGGAGATCCCGCAGAAAAGAGGATTTGCAGGAGAGTTCTACATTTCTGAAGATGGGCCTTACAAGTCGGGGGATGAGCTCTGGGACGGAGATGCTTGA